The genomic DNA TCCGGTAGCCCTCGGCCGCCAACCACGGGCCCATCTCCCGGCTGATCTGTGCATTGGAGAACGAGCTGCGCATGATCCAGGGGCTGCACTGCTCGCCGGTCAAATGGTCGTTGCCGGCGTTGGTGATCACCAGCGGAACCTCCGCGTTGTGGATGAAGTCGCGTACCGCGCCGGCGACCGCCGATGAGATGATGCCTACCACCACGTCGACGCGGTCGCGCAGTACCAGCTTCTTGATCTGGGCGAGTCCGGTGCTCGGCTTCGCCTCACTGTCGGCGTATACCAGCTCGATCGCACGGCCGGCCACCTCGCGCCCGAACTCGTCGAAGCCCAGTTCCAGCGCCAGCGTCTGGTCGTTGCCCAGCCCGGCGTACACGCCCGAGGAGGGCAGCAGCACGCCCACCTTGATCGGCGTCGCAACGGCAAGCGCCGTGCAACAGGACAACGCCGCGCAGGCGATCCCGATCACCCGTGCAGTCTTGCTCATCAACCACCTCCAGTAGTGGTGTAAGGATGGCGGGCATGGCGGCGCACTGGCAAGCCTGCGCGCGACATACGCGCCGGCGGCAGGCCACGGGCTTGCCGGGCTCAGCGGACGGCGGCGTACCCTACCGAGCGCTTGTCGCGCGCGACCACGGCGCGCAGCCAGGTGTACAGCAGCCGCAGGCTGCCCCAGCGCCGCAACCGGCGCGTGTCCGAGATTGCCGGCGGACGCGGGATGAACCGGTAGCGGGTGCCCGGCACCCGGCGCGCGCGGCGCATGAACAGGTTATCCTCGCCTACCTGGATTCCCTCGGGGAACCCGCCGGCCGCCGTGAACAGCGGCGCCGAGCAGAAGATCAGCCCGTTGGAGGCGGCGCGCAACGAGCGGATCATCAACGCCGCCACCGCATAGTGCAATACGTAGCGCCGGCAGTCGGGCACCACGCGCACCGTGCCGACCGTGGCCCGGCGAGCGGACGCCGCGGCGCGGATGGCGCCGGTCAGCCCCGGCGCGAGGCGCACGTCCGCGTCCACGAACAGCAGCGTGTCGCCGGTGGCGTGCGCGGCGCCGAGGTTGCGCGCCAGGCTCACCCCGCGGTGCTCGGTCACCACCACGCGGGCGCCCCCGGCCCGCGCGCGCGCCGCGGTCGCGTCGCGGCAACCGTTGCACACCACGATCACTTCGTGCACCGGGGGGCATTGCGTCCGGATTGCGCTCAGCGCGGCACCGATCACGCGCTCCTCGTTGTGCGCCGGAATCACGATGCTCAGCTTCATGAGCCCGCCGTTGCGCGCCGCGCGGCGCGGCTTGCCAGACGGCGGCGGCCGCGGCTGCCGAGCAGCGGCGGCACCAGGACCAGGGTGCCGAACGTGGCGGCGATCAGCGTAACGGAGATCAGCATGCCCAGGTAGACCACCGGCAGGAAGCGGGACACCGCGAGCGCCAGCAGGCCGGCCACGATTGCCGCCGTGGTGATCAGGATCGCTCGCCCGGCGTGTTGCATCGCTACCTCGACGGCGGTGTGCGGGTCGCGCCGCGCCGCCCGCCGGTAGTGCAACAGGAAGTGGATGGAGTCATCCACTCCTACCCCGATCGCCACGCCCGCGAAACTGACGGTGAGTACGTCGAACGGTATCCCGGCAACCGCCATCACGACAAACGTAACCATGATCGCCGTGACCAGCGGAAGCAGCGTCAGCAACCCGAAGCGCAGCGAACGAAACGCCGCGGAGGTGATGAGCAGCACGAGCAGCGCGGACAACACCGTGGAGGTGAACTGCTCGCGAGTGAGCAACTCCGCCACCCGCAGGGTGACCATGCTCCAGCCCCACACCGCGGGCTCCGCTTCGGCGGCGAAGATGCGCCGGCCGGTGTCCT from Spirochaetaceae bacterium includes the following:
- a CDS encoding glycosyltransferase, whose translation is MKLSIVIPAHNEERVIGAALSAIRTQCPPVHEVIVVCNGCRDATAARARAGGARVVVTEHRGVSLARNLGAAHATGDTLLFVDADVRLAPGLTGAIRAAASARRATVGTVRVVPDCRRYVLHYAVAALMIRSLRAASNGLIFCSAPLFTAAGGFPEGIQVGEDNLFMRRARRVPGTRYRFIPRPPAISDTRRLRRWGSLRLLYTWLRAVVARDKRSVGYAAVR